A region of the Struthio camelus isolate bStrCam1 chromosome 11, bStrCam1.hap1, whole genome shotgun sequence genome:
TTCTGTAACCTTTGGCACAGCCTTTCCCCAAGACTCCAATATATAGGGCATTGCAGTACATCAAGTTAGGGTAAAGCAGGTCAAGAGGAAAACGTTAACCAGCCAGCAACACTTGCCAAAGCCCATCTGTCCCTCAGAGAATGTGGTGCTGCAAGTCCCCTGCAAGTATTACTGATATGCACTTTACTTTAAAAGTCTTTGCCTCACCTGGCATACATAGACCCTATGTGAAGTGGGACAGTTTTCCCCTCACTCCGAAAAAGTACTCACTTCTTTGCCTGAGACTACCATGGCCAAACAGCCCAGCAAGGTCAGCGCAATCATGACGTAACAAACTTTTATCCTCACTCTGTTCCTCGCAGCATCGAGGACCTCGGACCTGcaaaaaagagaacagaatttCCATCCCGCGGCAGCAAGGGCAAAGCAAGACACTGGAGAGCTGGGTAAGGAATCCCGAATCCTTCCAGCGACTAGCTATTTACGTACAatgctcttctgctttctctttcttcaggtgCTCATGGGAGGACTCAAAAAACATATGCAAAGTTTAGCCAAACCCCACACAGGTGAGGTCTTGCTGCTGTCAACAGTGACAACTCCTGCCCTTGTGCCTTCATTTAATGCGTGGGAGGGAGAACAGCTGATAAACCGCAAGGGCAGAAAAGCCTTTTCATTGCAGCAATGACTTTAGCAGGGGCACATCCCTGGACATCGCATGGCAGCACCCAGGGCTCTGCGCAGCACTGGGAGACACCCATGGTGGCTGCAGGAGCACCAGCCCGTGGCGGGCaggtggccagcagcaggctccaccACCCTCACTGCAGCAAGAGCACACGCATGACATTTGGGCTAAAAGCAACAGTTTTCTTGCAGAACGCAGCACAGTGAGTGCTGCCACAGTCCGAGGCCTTATTTCCATCCCAGCTGCCCGCAGGACCAGGCAGCCCAGAGACGTTACTGCCAGCAGAGGCTGAGCCTGGAGGCTGGTGGCTCCATGATCCACCTGGAGGTGTGTCATTGAACTGCTGAACAGTCACAGCCATCACCGAGAAATCTCTGCCACCTCCCACAAGCGACTCCTGACATCTCTCCGAGAGGTGACGCTTGCAAGAGACTTTAGTGTGACAACTTAAAGTCATTCATGAAACGGCATCCAGCTGTGGCTTAATCACATCTGCAAGGGGAGGACCAGCTGGAAGAGCCCCCTGGAATGTCACAAGTCAGGCAGCATTAGGTCTCCAGCAATGAGTGGCAATCCTTTAAGAAAATACCCCAATATGGACAAGAAACCATAGGCTAGATGCAAGGAACATGCTGCAGGTGTCTGCCACCAGCGCTATAGATAGCCCCAACTCTCTTAAAACTCATATATCATTATTAATTGCTAATCATTAAAAACTAGCAAAGCATGTAAAACTCAAAATGGATGATATTTTACCATGGTGACTCCTGAACTTAAGTCACTCATTTTACAAAACTCTCTGTCTTAGTCTGAAGTTTCTGATATCTAACGCGATTGAATCCAGTTTGCTTCACAGGGGGGTGAACAAAACTTCATGCTTCTGAAATTTCGGATTATTTTGGGAATCCGGTGGTGGTAGCAGCTCACCCACGTGAAGCCCGTACCGCGCAGCCACTCTCGCCACGTGAGCACGCTCCTGGCCAATGCCCAAGCTGGAGTTTCAGTCTGCGCGTTTGCATCTGAAAGCGTGGTTCACGTGAGAAGGGTTTCCCGTCAGAGAGCACAGGTCTACTTACGATATGAGGGCTGgaatctcctcctcccttttaaaGCGTCCTGCCCATACTAACACCTTTTTATCAAAATTCGTAGGCTTTCTGTCGTTTTTGAATGGCTGAGAAGCTGCAAGAGATATGTGAAAGAAAGCTGTGAACTAAGTTTAAattggcaaagaaggaaaaaaaaaagctacagtgaAAGGGGAAAAGGGTCGAAAATAacgaatttttttttattattctttaagagccaaatatactttttaatgtCAACAGGATTCAACAACCCAACTGTTGGCCCAACTGTCAGGTTGAACAAGCTGTCCACGGCGCTAGTAACTACTTGCCCACATTCCCATCCCGAGAGCACCAACCAAGGCAAGGGCTGTCACAATACAGCTCGTGCCCAGGTGATGCCATTACCATGCTGCTACCGTGAGCAGCGTGAGAAAGGGACTCCCACACCTCTTAATGGGAATAAACCCAGTGCCAGGCTGGTGGCAGTGAGACCACTGGTAAAACAGAGTAAGCAACGGCCAGCCCAAATCCCGCAGCGATGCAATGCCTTGTTTCTGCGTTGCCCCTCTGTAAAGGAAGAGCACTGCAAGGCATCTGGGACTTGTGCATCCAGGCAGGTCCTGGATGACGATGCCTGTGCTTGCAAACATGGGATGGGTGCTTTGACATGCCTGATggcttcctcccctttccacatgcccTGGGCACCCAGGcgcctgggctccagctgccgCTGCCCCTCGCTCCCTGGGTGTCGTTCGACCACTGGTGCTCATGagaggaaaacttaaaaaaaataattgcagttaTACCTGGTAGTACGGGGACCAAGGTTTATATTTAATCTCCCGCTTCCCCTGTTTCTGTCGCTGCTGCCACAGCGTGCcttggagagcagcagagctgcctctgaaACGCCGTGAAGAGCCCAAGTCCTGTCTGTAGCAAGCGGCAGGACAGATCACTAAGAGGGCAACTTCACTTCGGAGGGCAAAGCCTGTGCCGGAGGCCAGCAGCGATCCCACAGGAGCACCAGGAAAAGGCATCTTTGCCCTTCTCCCTGGACACACCGGGGAGGGCAGGCAAGAAGCCCACAAAGCCAGAGCCGTGGTGGATTAAAAAGAGGAGGtagcaggctgcccaggcacgGACACAACCCTGTCTTTCACAGCAAAGGTGCAAGGAACCCATCTCGCAAGCTGCTGATGCCAagccagctcagctccctgtCCGAGCTCCCAGTCCTCCTCTCATCTCCGACGAAGGATAGGGCATCGCGTCCCCGTGTGGTTCTCATCCCTCCACAGACACCTAGAGGAACATTATTCTTTGTCCTTAGCAGATTTCGTGACACGAAGCATCAGTTTTGCATTAGCCACTGCAGAAGAAGCACTACGTAAAAGGAGAAGTTTTACGCCGTGTTAGTCCGATCCCTGGACTCACTTGGCATCTGAGGAGCGATTATAACCCCGGGGGACGCAGCACTGAACCGACACAGCCACAGAGAAGAACCAGCGTCCTCTTCTCGCGGCTCGCTGCAAATAACCTCCCTTCGGCACTGCAGCGAAGCCGCCACCAAAGCATTGCTACCCACCTGGATTCGCCGTCCGAGAAGCAGCGTCCCGCGTGCCCCTGGCCGCGTCGCCAAGCCCTCTCCTGGGGCGCGGGAACGGGAGAGCCGCGCTGGGGGCCCGGGCACGCAGCCGAGCCGCCGGCCACCACCGCGCGGTGCCACCAGCCAGGAGCCTCCCCAGCATCGCCCCGACCAGCCTGGAGACGCGCAGCCACCCGAAGGGGCCAGCAGCAGCCTCAAAGGCTGCGGCCGGGGGCTACTGATGGAAAAGCAGCGCTTCCTGCGAGCGGGGAGCGTCACGTGTTTCCGCCGCCAGCGCCGAGCAGTTTCCCTGCGTCAGAGTGACTAACCAAGTTTATCGCCAGCTTTTGCCGAAGAGACACACCTTCCGAGTTACGTGGCCAGGGATTGCCCCGCTCCGGCGCCGCTCGCCTCCCCGAGCGGGGCAGCGCGGGCTCCGAGTCCCTGAGAGTCCCGTGGGATAGTAATAGGCATTTAcattcccccccccaaccccttacTCTTTCCTGTGTTAGGGCTAACGTAGGACAGCGTGCTATGTTTTCCCCAAAGACAGGCTTAGTAGCTGCTAATCGTCACAGCCGGCCAAGCTGTTGGAGCCCTTAATTGATTGCAGCTATAAAACAATCTTACAGGTCAATTGCGTTGAACAGACTTTTGAAGAGGAAAGGCTTCTCTGCTGTCTCAGGATAGGTTGgcaaaggggagaaagaaaaaaaaaatcagtaattctgAACTAGAATAAAAATTGCTTTGCTCATTCATTTCTTCTCCAAGATCTTGTACGTGCAAAAACGGAGGAGTTGGGAATACCGAAAGAGGTGTGCCAGAAGTCAGGCAAGAGCAACGCAGCCGGGGGCTTCAGTCCTTCGGGTGCTTATCTCTGGAGTTATTTGCTTTGCGGCTTGTGGCCTAAGTCTCCGCCCTTCACAGATGCTTGGCTGAAACCATCACGTTTGCGAGCTTTCCAGGACCACTAAAGCCGATGTTTGTGACCGTAAACGCAGAGTGGAAGCTCGTCCTGTGATCCTGACGGTCCCATTTTCAGATAGCAAACTTCAAGAcctgaaaaaatgtttcagattagCTTGGAATCGGTAAACTAAGAAAAACCACATAAAAACATCAGGTGACAGTTTTTGCCAGTGAGCAGATGTGGTCATTTAAACATAGCAGAGCATACAAAGCATTTGCCCTCCTTGAATTCAGCCTCCACAAGGTCTGAAGCATGCTGGATGTTGTCCATCACGTCAGCTGCGCTCAGCAGAGAACGACCCAGAGACAATGCCGTTTTATCAACTTGACGTTCCTCCTTCAGGATTTCCCGATGGgtcaggaaatgaaaatgcaaaaaccACGTGTCTCGTTCGGAGCAGCGGAGTCCTTACTCTGCTCAGACACAGCAGGCTCTAAAGGTGATTTACATGCAGGAAGAACATTTCCATTCAAAAGAGAAGAAGCTGTTGCCAACAGGAAGACGTTACAAACTATTTAATAGTACCATCAAATGCAATACTGCGGATAATGAAAGCGTGCCCAAGTGCGAGGGGACGAAGTGCAAGGGAACATTGCTCATCACGTTTGCGCGGATGTTAAGGGCTCAGGCGATGAAAGACGTGAGAGAGATGCAGCTCTAGCTACCCAGCGCCTGGCCCCGAGGAAAAGCTCTGCTGTTTatagaaatgttttatatttttcagtacGTGAAGTTATTGATactgaagaaagcagaaacttGCGGTAATGACAACTGtggcttttttgctcttttcatgAGAGCTCCACAATGCATCCGGGCATAACACAAAGCGTTTAGCTTAATTTTCTTGTAATTCAGTGAGGCAAATTAGATCCATTTCCAGATTAGGAAcccatacagaaaataaatggcaGTATGAGCATCCAGCTGCAAACTTTGCCACAAACAAGTAGAAATCAGTGGAGCCGATTATGCTgaaagaagcagagcagaaacCTGGTAAAGTCACTGAGGATGTTCATGTCCTGCTCACGATTTCACTGCAGGGAGATGCCCCGTGCAGAAGGCGAATGGCACATTCACAGGGCTCAGTGCCCCCCGAGAGCACAGCGGAGCTGGCCAAGGCCACGTTCGGAAAAGCTCCCAAACATCAAGGATACCCTGGCTGACTCGCTGCCAAGATTGTTTACTGGCATCAAGGTCACCCCACTCTGATGTCTTccagacacttaaaaaaaaaattagtggccCACCTCAACAAATAGCTACTTTAATTTGGGCTTTGAAACCATTTTTGCTGTAAAAGGTATCCTCTGAAACACTTACAGCAAAAGTCAATGTTTTTACCTCATGTCCAAGTCTGGATTTAAAGAGAAGGAATTACCGTTTTTATTGCATCTCCTCACTTCTCAGAGTAGAGAAAATAGTTGGGTTTTCAGGCCTCTGGTGCTTATCCACCCTGGGGTTGTCAATTGTTTCCTCTAAAAGAGGCACTAGGTAACAGCTATATTAATCACGTCTGCTGCGAGTGAGAAAGTGCTCCAGGATTTATTATGCCAGCATTTAGGAAGCGCAAAGAGACAGACAAGTCCCCATGAAACCACAAAGGCAGTTATTTGTCCCCAAATTTTACTGGCATTGCTTGCCCTGGGGACACTCAGCGTGCTCAGGCGAGTTTGACTGCAGCGTAAGAAAGTGAATAAAAAGCTGTACATGCCACTGCGCCGGACCAGGCGCCAGTATTCCCAATACCCTGCATTTTATCTGCTTGCTGTGCCAATCCCCTTAAATCCCAGGGGCGAGCAAGCACTGATTTGGCTTCAGCTAGTGCCTATCTACTCCCTGCGGAGTCTCCTTTGCAGCAATGCACATCTGGGGTCATGTCCTGCAGGGAGACCGTGGCCCAGGTGCTAGATGGCTCCGtgcctgggaagggaaaaaaagaaaaccccaaaccaaggaaacaaccaaaaaacctccctgcacccccaagtCACTCTCTCTGCACACCCTGATACTCTTGGGGACACGCTGTGATGCTTCCCTCCCTCAGTCCCATTGACCTCAGCACCTCTCCTCCGCGGCGAGTTCGCCCAGTGAAGGGCCCAAGAAATCCTGCAGAAATTGGTCCTTCCCTGTGACAGGGCCCAAAACATAGCCCAGATACCCACTAAACCAAGCACATTTGCAACATCTGTGACTGCCTCACTACAAGCAGCTGTGCCCCTTTTATGATGATTTgcttatatacacatatatataaaaatatatatttagagacATATATACTTATATCTGATGCTTTTCAAATTTTGAGGGCAAGCTGCATCCCTTCAGTTCAGCACAGGAGCATGAAAGTCcactggaggaaaaacaaaacaaaacaagaaaatccaCGTCTCCCTGAAATAACTTGCAAAACACAGTCGTCTGCAAACATCATTGCTTTCACTGGAATTTTATTAAGGAGAAGAGTGTGACTTCTTCACAAATAGCTTAATTTAATCTATCAAGCTGAGCCTGCGATGGACTGGCAGCTGATTTACCCCTTCTCCCTTTACGAAGCAAGAAGGGACAGCAGCAGAGGGACAGCACCCACTTTAGGCCAGCACAGTGGCCAGCTTTGCTGGTCTCCTCCCCTCCTTCACTATACCCAAAACACCTTCGTGGAcctggctctgcagggctgcagtATAAAAATCCATTGCACTTTGATTTCTGATGGATTTTATGCTGTCTTTCTGAGCACCTGAATCCTGGTTCCTGCCGGTCTCTTGCAGCAATGGGTAAATGACTCAGATTCTCCTcatctgttcttctttttctgcttccaaCAATTGCAGGAAGAGACACTTTGGAAgagtatattttttccccctaaaagtcCAGATGAGACCATCTGTGCTCCTCTTTGCATCTCCTGGTTGGTTTTTGTAAGGTTATGCAGCAATCTTTAAGTCATATACACAAAAGGAGGCATAGGAATATTTAACTGAAGAGTAACTGCTTATAAAGCTGTTCTTATGTGCAGTGTCGTCAAAATCAGATAGCTTTATATCAGGCTTTGTTTCACATCACATGAAAAGTTTTTAAATACTAGAGTTGTGACAAGCAGTAGAAGATAAGATTACCTTaaaattctctgctttcctccaATCTAATTAAATGTGCAGCAGAGCTCGGCCTCAGTTCCCAGCTGAGATAAATAAGCAATCCTGGACGGGCTCGCGGCTCATGAAATTCTAAGTGAGTCAGGAAATATTTCACCTCACAACCGCATATTCTCTGGCAGCACAATTTAACGCAGCGAGAGCCATGAATTGCTTTGAAACATCTCACTTACCTGCAGACTCTCAGCCTGAACACCCTTCCCACCGTCTCCAGGCCCCCAGGGCACAACGCTCCATGCACTTGGATTTTCTCTGGGTCCTCCTGCGATTAGGAAGCAATCTACCCTGAGGAGCCTCTAATGTAAATCGACAGAGATTAAGAGCTCTCAAACTATGTCTCACCCCAGCCAAGTCAAATCAAGGAAACAGCTATAGCATCCTACAGCAGAACGACACTGAGATGGTCTATGAAGAGCTCTGAAAACAAGCACCAGCATGAAGCATTAATCACTTCAGGACAGCACGGTTCACATCTGATAATCTCAGACGTTATCCATAAAACAAAGCATCTAGCAAAAAAAAGAGCAGTGATagtaaaaaaaacaccaccaccctctttcaattttcagcttttcagctttctttcacaaaaagaaataaaaattcaccTATCTAGTTGCACAGTGAGTGGAAGTTCCATTTTTTCTGCCTATATTGTTCTTATTCCATCAAATTTGATAGCATCGTTACAATATGAAAAATTCCACCCAGCTCCCATAAATAAACCACCAAGCTGCACTGCTCAGGTGCTCTACTGACTCCAGCCTAACTTGCTAATTTTTGCCACGCGAGCCTTTTTGCCTATCACTCTCTCAATATAGGAAGGAAGTTAATGTGATCCACTCGGTGTTTTCTACAACAGGAGCAGTCATTACCCCCAGGTGAAGAAGATTTGAACCGCTCTCTAGGTCTGCTACTAACACAAGAAAGAGCAGGATTTAGCCTTCTCTCTGAGCGCCTGcgtttaaacattttcttcccttAGCCCTGAGCGCACCTGGTCTGAGCAGAGGTGCCCAACGCACCTTTGGGTGCAAATGATCCTTTTCTAAGCGGTTGCATCTTCACTACCATTAAGCACGTTTATTCTCAGGGGACTTAAACCCCAATTAATGGGGTTAATGTTTTGCCATTTAAGATGTGCGCACTTCTGGAGCAGCATCAAAGCCCAGTCCCGCTGCAACTTCACGGAGCCCCCAAGCGCAACGGAAATGCCCACAAAGAAGGGAGATTGCTCAAGTGGAGAAGATCCATAAACCACAATTGCTTTATTACACTCTGTCGGCTCTAGGTTTTCAGCTAAGATG
Encoded here:
- the LOC104150626 gene encoding protein FAM162B: MLGRLLAGGTARWWPAARLRARAPSAALPFPRPRRGLGDAARGTRDAASRTANPASQPFKNDRKPTNFDKKVLVWAGRFKREEEIPALISSEVLDAARNRVRIKVCYVMIALTLLGCLAMVVSGKEAAKRDHTLLRMNIEKKAKWRAEAEKDQEAAVETPQ